The DNA segment TTAATAGCCAAGAAGGTAAAATATATATATTCAATTTTTACAATTTACACTAAATTTGGGAAACCCTCTTTTTTTATTTAAAATCCTATTAATTGCAGTTATTATTGATAACAACAGCTAACATCTCTAATTCAGAATCTCCGATATTTAATAAAGAGTGTTGTTCTCCATCACAAGTATAAACTACATCTCCTTCATTGACTGTATAGGTACCACTTTCCTCTTCTACTAGACCAACTCCTTTTAAGATATAGTAGACTTCAAAGTCGTTCACATGTTTATGTAGTCCGATAGATGAATTTTTCTCTAGAATGACTCTACTAAAAAGTTTCCCTTCATTTTGAAGTTCATCTTTAGATAGGATTTCAGTCATTTTTAATTTTCCAACTCCACCTCTTAATCCTTCAATCTCTTTGATTTCTAATTCATTTTTTCGTTTAATCATAATGTCCCCCTTCTATTATTATGTAAGTTTAAGGGTATCATTTTTTCGATTAGATTTCAAATAATTTTTACTTAAAAGCTTTTTCACCAATTTTAATATGTTTTTTAATTATCTCTAGAGTTTCAGAAAATTTATCTTGTTCTTTTTCATTTAGTTCCAACTCTAAAACTTTTTCAACTCCATTTTTACCAATAATAGCAGGAACTCCTATATAAAGACCATTTTCTCCATAGTGTCCTTCTAAATATCCGCTACAAGCCATAACTTTCTTTTCATCAGAATACACAGCTCTTATAATATCCGTGCATACACAAGCTATTCCAAACTCTGTACTTTTCTTTCCTGAGTAGATATCCCATCCAGCTTTTGTAACAGTAGTTTGAACTTTATTGTAATCAAGTTTTTTACCAGTATTTTTTAAGAAGGATTCTAACGAAAATCCATTTATACTAACCTGAGAGAATACAGCCATTTGGGAATCTCCATGTTCACCTAACATATATGCTTGAATAGATCTAGCATCAATATTTAATTCATTGCTAAGAACTCTACAAAGTCGAGCTGAATCAAGTCCAGTTCCGGTTCCTATAACGTGATTATGTGGTAACCCTGATAGTTTTTGAACGTAGTATGTAACTATATCAACCGGATTTGTTATAACAACAAAGTAACCTTTAAATCCAGAAGCCATAATTTCAGGAACAAATGAATTGATAATTTTAAGTGATCCTTCTAGCTCTGAAAGACGGTTTTTAGAAACATTATCAATAGTTCCAACACTAATAACAACAATATCAACTTTTCCTAAATCCTGATAAGTTCCTTTTTTTACTTTGACTCTATGTGGTAAAAAACTAGCAGTATCCATACAGTCAAAGGCTTGAGACTGAGATTTTGCTTCATCA comes from the Cetobacterium sp. ZOR0034 genome and includes:
- a CDS encoding cupin domain-containing protein, with amino-acid sequence MIKRKNELEIKEIEGLRGGVGKLKMTEILSKDELQNEGKLFSRVILEKNSSIGLHKHVNDFEVYYILKGVGLVEEESGTYTVNEGDVVYTCDGEQHSLLNIGDSELEMLAVVINNNCN
- a CDS encoding L-lactate dehydrogenase, coding for MFKQRKVGIVGTGHVGSHCALSLMLQGVCDELVLVDIDEAKSQSQAFDCMDTASFLPHRVKVKKGTYQDLGKVDIVVISVGTIDNVSKNRLSELEGSLKIINSFVPEIMASGFKGYFVVITNPVDIVTYYVQKLSGLPHNHVIGTGTGLDSARLCRVLSNELNIDARSIQAYMLGEHGDSQMAVFSQVSINGFSLESFLKNTGKKLDYNKVQTTVTKAGWDIYSGKKSTEFGIACVCTDIIRAVYSDEKKVMACSGYLEGHYGENGLYIGVPAIIGKNGVEKVLELELNEKEQDKFSETLEIIKKHIKIGEKAFK